Part of the Bacteriovorax stolpii genome, TGCGGAGGACGCACGCGGATGGTTTTACCAAGAGTATTGACTCCGGCCTCAAGCATTTCATTATTTTCCTGATCCATCTGAGTGATGATCAAATCAGGCAATGAATCATATGTCGTCGAATAGTATTGAAATAAAAAGTTAAGCACTGACTCTTCCAATGATTCAACAATATCGAGATTGGAAAAGTTAAAGTTCTTATGCCCCAGAAGAACACCGTTTCTCATCATGTAGACAGATATATCAACTTCAATCTCCCCTTGATAGAAAGCGACGATATCAAGATTCTTCTCATCGCCGTGTTCGGCGTTTTCCTGCTTAAAGTTATTGGCAAAATCACCAAGAACTCGCAGGTTATCCCGGATGAGTGCAGCTTTTTCAAACTCCTCATTCTCCGATGCTTCATACATGCGCCTTTCTAATTCTTTAATCGTTTTACTTCCGCTTCCTGAAAACATATCGCGGGCATAATCGAGATCTTTCTCATAATTTTCTGCACTGATTTTTCCTACGCAAGGAGCACTACACTGATGCATTTGGTACAAGAGGCATGGCTCTTTTCTTTTCCTGAATTCAGACAACGTACAGTCGCGCAGGCAAAAGCTTTGTGTGAGGATGCGAATGATATCCCAGACATTGCTTCCCGTGACAAAAGGTCCGTAGACCTCAACACCTTTAGCGCGCTTCACCCTTCTGACAAATTCCAGCCTGGGAAAAGGTTCATTGTGATTGATCACTACATAGGGGTATGACTTATCATCCTTTAGCCGGATGTTATATTTGGGAGTGTGCTTCTTAATCAGAGTGTTTTCTAAAACAAAACTCTCCGCATCCGAAGTCGTCATAATAAAATCGAAGTCAGTAATATGGCTGACCAAGATATCAGTTTTGGCGTTTTTAGCTGAGTTATTGAAGTACGAAGAGACACGCGAACGCAAATTCTTGGCCTTGCCAACGTAAATTATTTGACCGTCTTTGT contains:
- the uvrC gene encoding excinuclease ABC subunit UvrC — translated: MDESVKDNKTKATLVTVKMEDKAKLLPTKPGCYLMKNKDGQIIYVGKAKNLRSRVSSYFNNSAKNAKTDILVSHITDFDFIMTTSDAESFVLENTLIKKHTPKYNIRLKDDKSYPYVVINHNEPFPRLEFVRRVKRAKGVEVYGPFVTGSNVWDIIRILTQSFCLRDCTLSEFRKRKEPCLLYQMHQCSAPCVGKISAENYEKDLDYARDMFSGSGSKTIKELERRMYEASENEEFEKAALIRDNLRVLGDFANNFKQENAEHGDEKNLDIVAFYQGEIEVDISVYMMRNGVLLGHKNFNFSNLDIVESLEESVLNFLFQYYSTTYDSLPDLIITQMDQENNEMLEAGVNTLGKTIRVRPPQKKYDSFLNLTRDHAFEQQRVRLLHEDSVYVGLNKLKDLLSLKERPVVLECYDVAIFQGSSPTASQIVFHDGKPDKKNYRYYHLEERPEGNNDFAMMRELIIRRSDNGSLPDVFIVDGGWGQVNVFKEALKELEIKVPVVGIAKSKNVRTKEGFRSEDIKKSEERLIIPGRANPYFLNQNRSLFKIIVQMRDEAHRFSRKLHHKEETKRVLGTKKPRKPKKADQSPSDS